One window of the Triticum dicoccoides isolate Atlit2015 ecotype Zavitan chromosome 3B, WEW_v2.0, whole genome shotgun sequence genome contains the following:
- the LOC119281188 gene encoding heavy metal-associated isoprenylated plant protein 43-like — protein sequence MSKKIVIRADLVGKKCTSGILSIVSKLEGIKSMVVDEDKCTLTVVGTVDPVCVVHQLRKSCFAASIVSVEDDKPKEKKTPCQEACEKAWKEKYEKACKERCEKACKEPCCDDCGDKGTPYGGYGYRCTPGCYSSPCGLPSCHYYSSGYGYGYGVRAPPLGYTWYE from the exons ATGTCTAAG AAGATTGTGATCAGAGCCGATCTCGTCGGCAAGAAGTGCACGAGTGGGATCCTGTCAATCGTTTCCAAGCTCGAGG GGATCAAGTCCATGGTCGTCGACGAGGACAAGTGCACGCTGACGGTGGTCGGCACCGTGGACCCGGTGTGCGTGGTGCACCAGCTGAGGAAGTCGTGCTTCGCCGCGTCCATCGTCAGCGTGGAGgacgacaagcccaaggagaagaagacACCCTGCCAGGAGGCCTGCGAGAAGGCCTGGAAGGAAAAGTACGAGAAGGCCTGCAAGGAGAGGTGCGAGAAGGCTTGCAAGGAGCCGTGCTGCGACGACTGCGGCGACAAGGGGACGCCGTACGGCGGTTACGGGTACCGCTGCACGCCGGGCTGCTACTCCAGCCCCTGCGGCCTGCCCAGCTGCCACTACTACAGCTCCGGCTACGGCTACGGCTACGGCGTGCGTGCGCCGCCCCTGGGATACACCTGGTACGAGTAG